The genomic interval CACAAGAAGTGGTTCCTAAAAGCATGTCTGATGAAGGTTGTGAGCCTTCTCAGTGTCTACTACGTGCCTCGGGTCCCACCCAGGACGATGGCCGAAGGGAAGGTCCAGAAGGGACCTTGAGGGAGTGACCTAACACAGCAGGCGAAAAGCAGGCAGCTGTACCCACAGCAGCAATAATGACACATTCCAGATGCTCATGTGATTCTGATTTCTGTGCAATACTGCCAGTCACCTGTTAATGGACCTAAAGACTCATGTGCTGTATTTATAAGACAAACTTGTATTGCTCAGATTGATGAGAAATACATCAAGAATAGGACACAGACTCCTCACAAGGAGACCCAGCCTCCATCCATCTGTTCACGGTATCCccacccatcttccataacAGCTTATCCAATGTAGGACCTGAAGCTTATTCCAGGAAGCCCAGATTATGAGGCAGGGGGCATCTAGGAGGGATGGGGGTGCCAATGCATCTCagacgcgcgcacacacacacacacacacacacacacacacacagacattacCAGACTCATCAGAAATGCCAATGGAGTGGTCTGTTAAAATAACCCATGGGGTTTTCAGCTCCCCTCGCAATCAGATGCCTCCCTGTCCCCTGTGAATGTTTACAGCGCAGAGATAAACCTGGTTTTCAATTtgccaatcccccccccccactctccttctctccccccccaAACAGCTCAGGACTTTAACTGGCCCAAAGGTAGAGTCCCCTGGCCATGGTACACAAGAACAGAGAGATCCAGCACCGCGGAAGCCGGGGCAGATCCGTCTGGTGCTGAGGGATGCCTGCGTCACCCGAAACAATAGCGCCACCAACTGGCGGTAAACAACACAGTCTATCGGGGGATTCCCCTCTGGAATTCATGTGCCCTGTCGTTACTGGCCTCTGTCAAAAGATGAGATAGGACACCGTCACCAGCCGGATGCTCCCGGACTGCCGAGATTCCCGATATTCCAAACCGGGGGCACAGCAGCACACCCCAGAATTTACAGTATGCGATGCCAATCCGCAGAGGCATTTAGCTACACGGTGGACTCCTTGGGCCCCTGCTGGACAGCGTTCCTGCACCCGTAGAGCCACTTGATGACGCGGGCGTTCCTCTCGACGATGGACACGACCGACGGCAACTGCTCCGTCAGCTCCTCCTCGGCGAGCCCCTCCCCCGAGTGCCGGGAGAACTCGCTGGCCTCTGAGCCGGGTCCGCCACCGCCGCTGACGCTGCGCAGCACCAGGGACAGCGTGTCCACGGAGCTGCCGCCTGACGGGAAGTTTTCGGGGCCCAGCCTCTGCACCATTTCCAAGTCCAGCCCACAGTAGTCAAAGAAGCGCTCTTTGTCAGACAGTGCCAGTGAGCAGCGTAGGCGGAGGTCCGATTTGGACCGCCGCAGCCGGGCTGTCTCGCGAGGCACAGCCAGCCTCCAGGGGTCGCTGGGGTCCTCTGGCGTGCTGAGCCTCATCCTCTCAGGTGAGCGAGGGCTGTTGGGGGTCGACATAGACCCATGGTCCGTCTTGATGAAGCTCTTGGTCTCCTGTGACGTGTCCCGTTGGTCCGTCCAGGACATGCGGGACTCTTCGTCCTGCGCCGGCACCCTCTCCTCGCTGATGGTCATTTTCGGGGGCCTGCCCCGATCCCGCATGGACCCCTGGAAGAGCCGCTGCACAAAGCTACAGGTCTTAGCCTCGCCTCCACTGCCACTGCCACTGGTGTTTTTGCACTCCTTCTTCTGCCGATAGATGACGAGCGAGTCGGGCCGCAGCATTCGCTTGCCGTTGCTGCGCCGCAGCAGGGGGGCGCTGTGAGGGGCCACCAGGGGGGAGATGAGGACAATGGGCCCCGGGGATGCCCGCCCAGTGttgctccaatttcgctccccCACACCAGCATTACGGCGGTTCTCCTTTTTGGCGTCTTCCTCATCCTCATGTCGAATGATGAGGGAGCCCAGGACTAAATACGGGGAGTCTGGTGTGTGGCGGGAGCTGGGGCGAGGTGTGGGGGCGCCAGACACAGCAAGGGGACGCCGAGGCacggggggaggggtggcacAGGGTACCAGCACTGGCTCCTGCTTGGTGTTGATGACCTGCTGGCTCTTCACATATTTGGCCTTATCAGCCTCCAGTCGCTCCACAGCACTGAGTGCAGGACCCCTGCCCCCGCCATCCATCTGCCTACGCAGGTATTCTGGACCCTTGTTCAGGAGCCTCAGGGGGGACGGAGAGCCGATTGGCGTCAGAGGCTTCATGgtgcgccgccctgctggttAAGGACATCAAAGCAACTGGGGCAGCAAACGGCTGCCTGGCGGCGCTGAGGGCGTGACTCTGATGTGGGCCggcacaccctcacacactctGCCAGAGCGCAACAGGCTAACGATATGTGGCTCTGGAGATGGACATGAACTTTACTCCAGGAGCTCAGTTAGAGAAACGGGGCTGCAAACAGAGATCCCTGGACCCCGTGGTGTCGGAAGTCTGTCCCGGAGAAAGGTACCAATTGCAGGAGCCGCAATAGCAGAGCTCACTCTCGGCTTCGCTAAAGTTAGCGTCTTTGTCGGTCAGATTGGGAGCCGTACAAATTGATATCTATATCCAGCACTTACACAGATCCGGGGATGAATGGGTAGGCAACTGGTAAATCCTTTTTCCAACATCCAAGTTTCCCTAAATGAGTAGCCAGTTTGCCCACGAAGCACCAGAAATAGCCTCAAGAGTTCACTGGGAAGGGGCTGCTATTTTTCCCTCTCCCTTCAAGAGCTCCACCTCCCCCTTGATCATCCTTTTGTGATGGTGGCCCCGGAAAGGGAGGTGTAATTGACTCAAATATTTGCCCCTGTCGGCTGTCTCGGGACCGCTGCCGATGAGGTGACCCCTGTCAGATCTTTGTCGTATTCACGATGTTCCCTGTGAAGTCACATACTAGGTGGAAGGaagggtgagagacagagagagaaaagagagagagagagagattcacATTAGTAGATGGAAGCTTCCGGtctccagggtcatgggggggtcaCTCGGCACCCCGCTATCCCGGGCAGCTCAGAACCTGGAAGTCGGTTCTCCCACCTCGCCTCCATCTCCTGCTGCTCCTGACTAAA from Paramormyrops kingsleyae isolate MSU_618 chromosome 9, PKINGS_0.4, whole genome shotgun sequence carries:
- the fam110d gene encoding protein FAM110C, whose product is MKPLTPIGSPSPLRLLNKGPEYLRRQMDGGGRGPALSAVERLEADKAKYVKSQQVINTKQEPVLVPCATPPPVPRRPLAVSGAPTPRPSSRHTPDSPYLVLGSLIIRHEDEEDAKKENRRNAGVGERNWSNTGRASPGPIVLISPLVAPHSAPLLRRSNGKRMLRPDSLVIYRQKKECKNTSGSGSGGEAKTCSFVQRLFQGSMRDRGRPPKMTISEERVPAQDEESRMSWTDQRDTSQETKSFIKTDHGSMSTPNSPRSPERMRLSTPEDPSDPWRLAVPRETARLRRSKSDLRLRCSLALSDKERFFDYCGLDLEMVQRLGPENFPSGGSSVDTLSLVLRSVSGGGGPGSEASEFSRHSGEGLAEEELTEQLPSVVSIVERNARVIKWLYGCRNAVQQGPKESTV